Proteins from a genomic interval of Harpia harpyja isolate bHarHar1 chromosome 7, bHarHar1 primary haplotype, whole genome shotgun sequence:
- the SLC35E2B gene encoding solute carrier family 35 member E2B isoform X1: protein MSTMTSAQTPEEPNPPPLEEKPKGKSLFHFGSLFANRSEKFVIARSDSVPEENVLKITITETTVIESDLGIWNSHALIYLTLWFFFSFCTLFLNKYILSLLEGEPSMLGAVQMLSTTFIGCIKMFVPCCLYQHKTRISYPPNFIMIMLFVGLMRFATVVLGLVSLKNVAVSFAETVKSSAPIFTVIMSRMILGEYTGLLVNLSLIPVMGGLALCTATEISFNILGFSAALSTNIMDCLQNVFSKKLLSGDKYRFSAPELQFYTSAAAVVMLIPAWIFFMDVPVIGKSGRSFSYNQDVVILLLIDGVLFHLQSVTAYALMGKISPVTFSVASTVKHALSIWLSIIVFGNKITSLSAIGTVLVTIGVLLYNKAKQHQQEAIHSLAVAAPQSAQSTTEDTEPLISKDLEPYD from the exons ATGTCGACTATGACAAGTGCTCAGACACCAGAGGAACCTAATCCTCCCCCGCTTGAAGAAAAGCCAAAGGGAAAATCACTATTTCATTTCGGTTCGCTCTTTGCTAACAGGAGTGAAAAATTCGTAATTGCTAGGAGTGATAGTGTGCCAGAGGAGAATGTTCTGAAAATAACTATCACGGAGACTACGGTCATTGAGTCAGACTTGGGCATCTGGAATTCTCATGCTCTCATCTACCTCACTTTGtggtttttcttcagcttttgcactctttttcttaacaaatatattctttcattacTGGAAGGAGAGCCCAGCATGCTAG GTGCTGTTCAAATGCTTTCAACCACCTTCATTGGCTGCATAAAAATGTTTGTTCCATGCTGCTTGTATCAACACAAAACACGCATCTCTTATCCACCCAATTTCATCATGATAATGCTGTTTGTTGGACTAATGAG ATTTGCAACAGTAGTCTTGGGTCTTGTCAGCTTGAAAAATGTGGCAGTTTCATTTGCAGAAACCGTTAAAAGCTCTGCACCTATTTTTACTGTTATCATGTCTCGGATGATATTGGGGGAATACACTG gaTTGCTGGTTAATCTCTCTCTGATTCCTGTTATGGGTGGGCTAGCTCTCTGTACAGCTACTGAAATCAGTTTCAACATTCTAGGTTTCTCAGCAGCTTTATCTACTAATATCATGGACTG tttgcaaAATGTCTTTTCCAAAAAACTACTCAGTGGAGATAAATACAGATTTTc AGCCCCAGAGCTTCAGTTCTACACAAGTGCTGCTGCAGTGGTTATGCTTATTCCAGCATGGATATTTTTCATG gATGTGCCTGTGATTGGGAAAAGTGGGAGGAGCTTCAGCTACAACCAAGATGTTGTCATACTTCTCTTAATAGATGGAGTCTTGTTCCACCTACAAAGTGTTACAGCCTATGCCTTGATGGGAAAAATTTCTCCTGTGACTTTCag TGTTGCTAGTACTGTGAAGCATGCGCTGTCAATCTGGCTAAGTATTATTGTGTTTGGTAACAAAATCACAAGCCTCTCGGCCATTGGGACTGTTCTAGTGACAATTGGAGTTCTACTATATAACAAGGCAAAGCAGCATCAGCAAGAGGCTATACACAGCCTGGCAGTTGCAGCCCCGCAATCCGCACAAAGTACAACTGAAGATACTGAGCCACTCATTTCCAAGGATCTGGAACCATATGATTAA
- the SLC35E2B gene encoding solute carrier family 35 member E2B isoform X2 yields MSTMTSAQTPEEPNPPPLEEKPKGKSLFHFGSLFANRSEKFVIARSDSVPEENVLKITITETTVIESDLGIWNSHALIYLTLWFFFSFCTLFLNKYILSLLEGEPSMLGAVQMLSTTFIGCIKMFVPCCLYQHKTRISYPPNFIMIMLFVGLMRFATVVLGLVSLKNVAVSFAETVKSSAPIFTVIMSRMILGEYTGLLVNLSLIPVMGGLALCTATEISFNILGFSAALSTNIMDCLQNVFSKKLLSGDKYRFSAPELQFYTSAAAVVMLIPAWIFFMDVPVIGKSGRSFSYNQDVVILLLIDGVLFHLQSVTAYALMGKISPVTFRMVLKNDMPGDSFSFSAAEVCVWCGPVF; encoded by the exons ATGTCGACTATGACAAGTGCTCAGACACCAGAGGAACCTAATCCTCCCCCGCTTGAAGAAAAGCCAAAGGGAAAATCACTATTTCATTTCGGTTCGCTCTTTGCTAACAGGAGTGAAAAATTCGTAATTGCTAGGAGTGATAGTGTGCCAGAGGAGAATGTTCTGAAAATAACTATCACGGAGACTACGGTCATTGAGTCAGACTTGGGCATCTGGAATTCTCATGCTCTCATCTACCTCACTTTGtggtttttcttcagcttttgcactctttttcttaacaaatatattctttcattacTGGAAGGAGAGCCCAGCATGCTAG GTGCTGTTCAAATGCTTTCAACCACCTTCATTGGCTGCATAAAAATGTTTGTTCCATGCTGCTTGTATCAACACAAAACACGCATCTCTTATCCACCCAATTTCATCATGATAATGCTGTTTGTTGGACTAATGAG ATTTGCAACAGTAGTCTTGGGTCTTGTCAGCTTGAAAAATGTGGCAGTTTCATTTGCAGAAACCGTTAAAAGCTCTGCACCTATTTTTACTGTTATCATGTCTCGGATGATATTGGGGGAATACACTG gaTTGCTGGTTAATCTCTCTCTGATTCCTGTTATGGGTGGGCTAGCTCTCTGTACAGCTACTGAAATCAGTTTCAACATTCTAGGTTTCTCAGCAGCTTTATCTACTAATATCATGGACTG tttgcaaAATGTCTTTTCCAAAAAACTACTCAGTGGAGATAAATACAGATTTTc AGCCCCAGAGCTTCAGTTCTACACAAGTGCTGCTGCAGTGGTTATGCTTATTCCAGCATGGATATTTTTCATG gATGTGCCTGTGATTGGGAAAAGTGGGAGGAGCTTCAGCTACAACCAAGATGTTGTCATACTTCTCTTAATAGATGGAGTCTTGTTCCACCTACAAAGTGTTACAGCCTATGCCTTGATGGGAAAAATTTCTCCTGTGACTTTCag GATGGTCCTAAAGAATGACATGCCTGGTGATAGTTTCTCCTTTTCCGCCGCTGAGGTTTGTGTGTGGTGTGGGCCGGTTTTTTAA